Proteins found in one Actinokineospora alba genomic segment:
- a CDS encoding long-chain fatty acid--CoA ligase, whose protein sequence is MLSTMQDAQLSIATLLRHGATVHAGSEVVTWTGTEGRTTTFAQVGAQSARLANALRGLGVTGDQRVATFMWNNAEHLTAYLAVPAMGAVLHTLNVRLFPEQLTYIANHAEDHVVIVDATIAPLLAKVLPTFETVKHVIVANGDAAGLTAPEGVQVHSYDELLAAQSDQFEWPEIDERSAAAMCYTSGTTGNPKGVVYSHRSIWLHSMQVCAADGMGLSSGDRSLVIVPQFHAMSWGMPYAAFMCGASLIMPDRFLQPEPLAKLIEATRPTHSAAVPTIWQGVLAYLDQHPADLSSLREVIVGGSACPPSMMHTFAEKYGIHIVHAWGMTETSPLGTLCRPPAGLSESETWAYRYTQGRLPAGVTARLIGDNGEELPWDGESVGELEVAGPWITGSYYRLEEDGEGAEKFDDGWLRTGDVGTLTPDGFLTLTDRSKDIIKSGGEWISSVELENHVMGHPAIAEAAVIGVPDDKWDERPLVAVVLREGATAEPAELREFLSDKVAKWQLPENWTFVSEVPKTSVGKFDKKVLRAQHAEGKLDVRHLD, encoded by the coding sequence ATGTTGAGCACCATGCAGGACGCCCAGCTGTCCATCGCCACGCTGCTGCGCCACGGGGCCACCGTGCACGCAGGCAGCGAGGTCGTGACCTGGACCGGGACCGAGGGCCGCACCACCACGTTCGCCCAGGTGGGAGCCCAGTCCGCCCGGCTGGCCAACGCGCTGCGCGGCCTCGGTGTGACCGGTGACCAGCGGGTCGCGACGTTCATGTGGAACAACGCCGAGCACCTCACCGCGTACCTCGCGGTGCCCGCCATGGGAGCGGTGCTGCACACCCTCAACGTCCGGCTGTTCCCCGAGCAGCTGACCTACATCGCCAACCACGCCGAGGACCACGTCGTCATCGTCGACGCGACCATCGCGCCGCTGCTGGCGAAGGTCCTGCCGACGTTCGAGACGGTCAAGCACGTCATCGTGGCCAACGGCGACGCCGCCGGGCTGACCGCGCCCGAGGGCGTGCAGGTTCACTCGTATGACGAACTCCTCGCGGCCCAGTCCGACCAGTTCGAGTGGCCGGAGATCGACGAACGCTCCGCCGCCGCGATGTGTTACACCTCGGGCACCACCGGCAACCCCAAGGGCGTCGTCTACTCGCACCGCTCGATCTGGCTGCACTCGATGCAGGTCTGCGCGGCCGACGGCATGGGCCTGTCGTCCGGGGACCGCTCGCTGGTGATCGTCCCGCAGTTCCACGCGATGTCCTGGGGCATGCCGTACGCGGCGTTCATGTGCGGCGCCTCGCTGATCATGCCCGACCGGTTCCTGCAGCCCGAGCCGCTGGCCAAGCTCATCGAGGCCACCCGGCCCACCCACTCGGCGGCCGTGCCGACGATCTGGCAGGGCGTGCTCGCCTACCTCGACCAGCACCCGGCCGACCTCAGCTCCCTGCGCGAGGTCATCGTCGGCGGCTCGGCCTGCCCGCCGTCGATGATGCACACCTTCGCCGAGAAGTACGGCATCCACATCGTGCACGCCTGGGGCATGACCGAGACCTCGCCGCTGGGCACGCTGTGCCGCCCGCCTGCCGGGCTGTCCGAGTCGGAGACCTGGGCCTACCGCTACACCCAGGGCAGGCTGCCCGCGGGCGTCACGGCCCGGCTCATCGGCGACAACGGCGAAGAGCTGCCGTGGGACGGCGAGAGCGTCGGTGAGCTGGAGGTCGCCGGACCTTGGATCACCGGGTCGTATTACCGGCTCGAGGAGGACGGCGAAGGCGCCGAGAAGTTCGACGACGGCTGGCTGCGCACCGGCGACGTCGGCACGCTGACGCCGGACGGCTTCCTCACCCTGACCGACCGCTCCAAGGACATCATCAAGTCCGGCGGCGAGTGGATCTCCTCGGTCGAGCTGGAGAACCACGTGATGGGCCACCCGGCGATCGCCGAGGCCGCGGTCATCGGCGTGCCGGACGACAAGTGGGACGAGCGCCCGCTGGTGGCCGTCGTGCTGCGCGAGGGCGCCACCGCCGAGCCCGCCGAGCTGCGCGAGTTCCTCTCCGACAAGGTCGCCAAGTGGCAGCTGCCGGAGAACTGGACGTTCGTCTCCGAGGTGCCCAAGACCAGCGTCGGCAAGTTCGACAAGAAGGTCCTGCGCGCCCAGCACGCCGAGGGCAAGCTCGACGTCCGACACCTGGACTGA
- the mihF gene encoding integration host factor, actinobacterial type has protein sequence MALPTLTPEQRADALAKAAEARKARSELLASIKSGERTIASVLGKAKDDKTIGKTKVAALLKAVPGLGAVKVAALLEQSGIDPDRRAAGLGDRQRAALIDALN, from the coding sequence TTGGCTCTGCCCACGTTGACTCCCGAGCAGCGCGCTGACGCGCTCGCCAAGGCAGCCGAAGCCCGCAAGGCGCGCTCCGAGCTGCTGGCGTCGATCAAGTCCGGTGAGCGGACCATCGCGTCTGTGCTCGGCAAGGCCAAGGACGACAAGACCATCGGCAAGACCAAGGTCGCGGCGCTGCTCAAGGCCGTGCCGGGTCTGGGTGCGGTGAAGGTCGCTGCCCTGCTGGAGCAGTCCGGTATCGACCCGGACCGCCGCGCGGCGGGCCTGGGCGACCGGCAGCGCGCAGCGCTGATCGACGCGCTCAACTGA
- a CDS encoding isochorismate synthase, producing the protein MTADGPPALVEDYRPGDFLLAGPSATLLATGCQAVVTEPDPDELAARVGKLLLDTAVPVAVGVLPFDTDAQPRLVIPAAVRRGGPASSRPATPWTHAPRVTPIPEPAAYVHAVEQVVRRLRSDSDLRKVVLARAIELEFDDAVDIARLLPGLAAANPIGFTYAADLGPVLGGRALLGASPELLLRRTGDQVVSNPLAGSVPRGIDAVADEKVAAALLASAKDQGEHRVVVEAVVEVLRPFCRRLTVPATPSLVKTPTVWHLSTRITGELIDPDVSALRLAAALHPTPAVCGTPTAAARAVIAEHEPFDRGFYSGVVGWCDAAGDGEWVVAIRCAEVEAARMRLFAGAGIMPDSVPAAELAETDAKFRTLLAALGVTL; encoded by the coding sequence GTGACAGCCGACGGACCGCCAGCGCTGGTCGAGGACTACCGGCCGGGTGATTTCCTGCTCGCCGGACCGTCGGCCACCTTGCTCGCCACCGGTTGCCAGGCTGTCGTCACCGAACCGGACCCCGACGAACTCGCGGCCCGGGTGGGAAAGCTGCTGCTCGACACGGCCGTGCCGGTCGCCGTCGGCGTCCTCCCGTTCGACACCGACGCCCAGCCCAGGCTGGTCATCCCCGCGGCGGTCCGCCGTGGCGGCCCTGCGTCCTCGCGGCCCGCCACGCCATGGACCCATGCGCCGCGCGTCACGCCGATTCCCGAACCCGCGGCCTACGTGCACGCCGTCGAGCAGGTCGTCCGCAGGCTGCGGAGTGATTCTGACCTGCGCAAAGTCGTCTTGGCGCGAGCCATCGAGCTCGAATTCGACGACGCCGTCGACATCGCCCGCCTGCTTCCCGGCCTCGCCGCGGCCAACCCGATCGGCTTCACCTACGCCGCCGACCTCGGTCCTGTTCTGGGTGGCCGCGCTCTCCTGGGCGCGAGCCCCGAACTGCTGCTCCGCCGCACCGGCGACCAGGTCGTGTCCAACCCCCTGGCCGGGTCGGTTCCCCGGGGTATCGACGCGGTCGCCGACGAAAAGGTCGCGGCCGCGCTGCTGGCCTCGGCCAAGGACCAGGGCGAACACCGTGTGGTCGTGGAGGCCGTGGTCGAGGTGCTGCGGCCCTTCTGCAGGCGGCTGACCGTCCCGGCGACACCGTCGCTGGTCAAGACGCCGACCGTGTGGCACCTGTCGACTCGCATCACCGGTGAGCTCATCGACCCGGACGTGTCGGCGCTGCGGCTGGCCGCGGCCCTGCACCCGACGCCCGCCGTCTGTGGGACGCCGACCGCGGCGGCCCGTGCGGTCATCGCCGAACACGAGCCGTTCGACCGCGGTTTCTACAGTGGCGTGGTCGGCTGGTGCGACGCCGCGGGCGACGGCGAGTGGGTCGTGGCCATCCGCTGCGCGGAGGTCGAGGCGGCTCGGATGCGGCTGTTCGCGGGGGCGGGGATCATGCCGGACTCCGTGCCCGCCGCGGAACTGGCCGAGACCGACGCCAAGTTCCGCACGCTGCTGGCCGCGCTCGGCGTGACCCTCTGA
- a CDS encoding PucR family transcriptional regulator, whose translation MGAPTLASPLPPELLDLARQLLARLPELASELAALLSEKEEFYRRVNVTAPDELRKVCEVNLRNAFTAFIEGRDASVEAVRKTGLAQAKQGIPLSAVLRAFRIAGTFTYETLMERAIPPGIITPEQLLPVSTTVWRIIDSYSAVITAAYSEFEAHSARYDEKARLGLIDGLLDGRFTKQAELDDAAKALNLPQAGTFVVVFSDRTPGAERSAALVDPRRWRMVWRSLPEAEIGIVAVERATDLRALREALDSSGHGIGMSPPVSGLRRIPAALRRARIARRCLAAGETGVVGFGDQPLTTLVAGSRELARELAREVLSGVLELPKAEQDVLLKTLHAWYAEGGSAKSTAARLFVHPNTVRYRIRRIQELTKRDLADPRSIAELYASVETARLDPTLGAAADA comes from the coding sequence GTGGGAGCCCCGACGTTAGCGTCGCCGCTGCCTCCCGAGCTGCTCGATTTGGCGCGACAGCTGCTGGCGAGGCTGCCGGAACTTGCCTCCGAACTGGCCGCCCTCCTCAGTGAGAAAGAGGAGTTCTACCGCCGGGTGAACGTCACCGCGCCCGACGAACTGCGCAAGGTGTGCGAGGTCAACCTGCGCAACGCCTTCACCGCGTTCATCGAGGGCAGGGACGCCTCCGTCGAGGCCGTCCGCAAGACCGGGCTCGCGCAGGCCAAGCAGGGTATTCCGCTCTCGGCGGTGCTGCGCGCGTTCCGGATCGCGGGCACCTTCACCTACGAGACGCTGATGGAGCGGGCCATCCCGCCCGGCATCATCACCCCGGAACAGCTGCTGCCGGTCAGCACGACCGTGTGGCGCATCATCGACAGCTATTCGGCGGTCATCACCGCCGCCTACAGCGAGTTCGAGGCGCACTCGGCGCGCTACGACGAGAAGGCCCGGCTTGGGCTCATCGACGGGCTGCTCGACGGCCGGTTCACCAAGCAGGCCGAGCTGGACGACGCGGCGAAGGCGCTGAACCTGCCGCAGGCGGGGACGTTCGTGGTCGTGTTCAGCGACCGGACCCCCGGCGCCGAGCGGTCCGCCGCGCTGGTCGACCCCCGGCGATGGCGGATGGTGTGGCGCAGCCTGCCCGAAGCCGAGATCGGCATCGTCGCCGTCGAGCGGGCCACCGACCTGCGGGCGCTGCGCGAAGCCCTCGACAGCTCGGGTCACGGCATCGGCATGAGCCCACCCGTGTCCGGGCTGCGGCGGATCCCGGCGGCGCTGCGCCGCGCGCGGATCGCCCGGCGCTGCCTGGCCGCGGGTGAGACCGGTGTTGTCGGGTTCGGCGACCAGCCGCTCACCACGCTGGTCGCGGGCAGCCGCGAACTGGCCAGGGAACTGGCCCGCGAGGTGCTTTCCGGAGTGCTGGAGCTGCCGAAGGCGGAGCAGGACGTGCTCCTCAAGACGCTGCACGCCTGGTACGCCGAGGGTGGCTCGGCGAAATCGACCGCGGCCCGGCTTTTCGTCCATCCGAATACCGTGCGCTACCGCATTCGCCGGATTCAGGAGCTCACCAAGCGTGACCTCGCCGACCCGCGCAGCATCGCTGAGCTTTACGCCTCGGTGGAGACCGCCCGGCTCGATCCGACACTTGGCGCAGCGGCTGACGCCTGA
- a CDS encoding dolichyl-phosphate beta-glucosyltransferase, whose protein sequence is MTTLLSVVVPVLNEERRLPATLVGLAYALRGFSRRTEIVVVDNGSTDRSAEIVRAHRAGPVPIRIIDCAERGKGAAVRAGVLATDSAFVGFCDADLATNMDALTPTLDCLYGGVNVVVGSRAHPMSDVRARHSMVRQVGAWAFRRAVGSLVPNVGDTQCGFKFFDRDTAERIFLPLRTTGFAFDVELLARARRSGAVIAELPVRWTDVPGSTFSPMRDGYRSFAALREIRELLDREARVPVRRVITADAAIAEVA, encoded by the coding sequence ATGACGACCCTGCTCTCAGTCGTCGTGCCGGTCCTCAACGAGGAACGGCGTCTCCCCGCCACCCTGGTCGGCCTGGCCTACGCGCTGCGCGGATTCTCCCGTCGCACCGAGATCGTCGTGGTCGACAACGGCAGCACCGATCGCAGCGCCGAGATCGTGCGCGCTCACCGTGCCGGGCCGGTGCCGATCCGGATCATCGACTGCGCCGAGCGCGGCAAGGGTGCCGCCGTCCGCGCGGGCGTGCTCGCGACCGACAGCGCCTTCGTCGGGTTCTGCGACGCCGACCTGGCCACCAACATGGACGCGCTGACGCCGACGCTGGACTGTCTCTATGGGGGCGTCAATGTCGTGGTCGGGTCGCGTGCGCACCCGATGTCGGACGTCCGCGCCCGGCACAGCATGGTCCGGCAGGTCGGCGCGTGGGCGTTCCGGCGCGCGGTCGGCTCGCTGGTGCCCAACGTCGGCGACACCCAGTGCGGCTTCAAGTTCTTCGACCGGGACACCGCGGAAAGGATCTTCCTTCCGCTGCGCACCACCGGTTTCGCGTTCGACGTCGAGCTGCTCGCCCGGGCCCGGCGCTCCGGCGCGGTGATCGCCGAGCTGCCGGTCCGCTGGACCGACGTTCCCGGTTCGACGTTCAGCCCGATGCGCGACGGCTACCGCAGTTTCGCCGCTCTGCGCGAGATCCGGGAGCTGCTCGACCGTGAGGCGCGCGTTCCCGTGCGCCGGGTCATCACCGCCGACGCGGCGATCGCGGAGGTCGCTTAG